The proteins below come from a single Miscanthus floridulus cultivar M001 chromosome 1, ASM1932011v1, whole genome shotgun sequence genomic window:
- the LOC136463992 gene encoding uncharacterized protein — protein sequence MRNHHKLAPTPSSSKNINKAEQPHLSGAYIRSLVKQLSSSSSAARSKDHSTMGTKPHSQPPQEDDLLQQQAQTAPPPQQQQQPHKKQVRRRLHTSRPYQERLLNMAEARREIVTALKIHRASMRQAKEQQQQQQLMLLQLQRQQEVHHLVQEPSQAATGASSAPSYASYYSDNLYNSPFSHFTAPTPSSYSSSPLMITYDAPVAPPMLNSSEHNLDDHLVPLPAQPLGLNLSFQGFNSSSVIGDDTKNSTCSFDPPLLQPSPASSYSVYSSPSVTMASHDLSAVTMENTSLAADPSLHRVLDDEEMAAIYSIGQQHDIEWSDTMNLVTSAWWSKLFESIEDKGNGTVVDQEAGGAANLTEDPSLVDMPDWVSDSLGHVATQESNSDLPGIHLNDYYHQDEDVSLALPRVDIGDIEGWDTEWFS from the exons ATGAGGAACCACCACAAGCTAGCTCCTACCCCTTCCTCCTCAAAGAACATCAACAAGGCCGAGCAGCCACACCTCTCAGGAGCTTACATTAGGAGCCTTGTGAAGCAGCTCAGCTCCTCCTCATCTGCAGCAAGATCCAAAGACCACAGCACCATGGGCACCAAGCCACATAGCCAGCCACCACAAGAAGACGACCTCCTGCAGCAGCAGGCCCAAacagcaccaccaccacagcagcagcagcagccacacaAGAAGCAGGTGAGGAGGAGGCTGCACACAAGCAGGCCGTACCAGGAGAGGCTGCTCAACATGGCAGAGGCCAGGAGAGAGATTGTCACAGCTCTCAAGATCCATAGGGCCTCCATGAGACAAGCcaaagagcagcagcagcagcaacagttgatgctgctgcagctgcagcgACAACAAGAGGTTCATCATCTAGTGCAAGAGCCAAGCCAAGCAGCAACTGGAGCTTCGTCTGCGCCGAGCTATGCTTCCTACTACTCAGATAACTTGTACAACTCTCCATTTTCACATTTCACTGCTCCTACTCCTAGTAGCTATTCTTCATCCCCACTGATGATCACTTACGACGCACCAGTTGCGCCGCCCATGCTCAATAGTTCTGAGCATAACTTAGATGACCACTTGGTCCCTCTTCCTGCACAGCCGCTAGGTCTAAACCTTAGCTTTCAGGGATTCAATAGTAGTTCTGTCATCGGTGATGACACTAAGAACAGCACTTGTTCTTTTGATCCTCCATTACTCCAACCATCACCAGCTTCCTCCTACTCAGTCTACTCCTCTCCGTCGGTGACTATGGCGAGCCACGACCTGTCCGCCGTCACCATGGAGAACACTTCACTGGCAGCAGATCCATCGTTGCACCGagtgcttgatgatgaggagATGGCGGCGATCTACTCGATCGGGCAGCAGCACGACATTGAGTGGAGCGATACCATGAACCTGGTCACGTCAGCGTGGTGGAGCAAGCTCTTTGAGAGCATCGAAGACAAAGGCAACGGGACAGTAGTCGATCAGGAGGCCGGAGGAGCTGCCAACTTGACGGAGGATCCGTCGTTGGTGGACATGCCCGATTGGGTTAGCGATAGCCTTGGCCATGTGGCTACCCAAGAAAGCAACTCTGACTTACCTGGGATACATTTGAACGACTACTACCACCAGGACGAAGATGTCTCCTTGGCCTTGCCCCG TGTCGACATTGGAGATATAGAAGGATGGGATACAGAATGGTTCTCTTGA